A section of the Bacillus sp. HSf4 genome encodes:
- the ftsH gene encoding ATP-dependent zinc metalloprotease FtsH, whose amino-acid sequence MNRVFRNTIFYLLILLVVIGVVSYFQTANPKTENMTYSDFVSNLENGKVENVSIQPVRGVYEVRGQLNNYEKDQYFLTHVPEGKGADQIIDQVKKMKIQVEPAQETSGWMTFFTTIIPFVIIFILFFFLLNQAQGGGSRVMNFGKSKAKLYTEEKKRVKFKDVAGADEEKQELVEVVEFLKDPRKFAELGARIPKGVLLVGPPGTGKTLLAKACAGEAGVPFFSISGSDFVEMFVGVGASRVRDLFENAKKNAPCLIFIDEIDAVGRQRGAGLGGGHDEREQTLNQLLVEMDGFSANEGIIIIAATNRADILDPALLRPGRFDRQITVDRPDVKGREEVLRVHARNKPLDESVNLKSIAMRTPGFSGADLENLLNEAALVAARHDKKKIDMRDIDEATDRVIAGPAKKSRVISKKERNIVAYHEAGHTVIGLVLDEADMVHKVTIVPRGQAGGYAVMLPKEDRYFQTKPELLDKIVGLLGGRVAEEIIFGEVSTGAHNDFQRATGIARRMVTEFGMSEKLGPLQFGQSQGGQVFLGRDFNNDQNYSDAIAYEIDKEIQRFIKECYERAKTILTENRDKLELIAQTLLEVETLDAEQIKHLTEHGKLPDRTYADDVQEKKDDVKVNINKRDDEERKEDDKA is encoded by the coding sequence ATGAATCGGGTCTTCCGTAATACCATTTTTTATTTACTTATTTTATTAGTTGTAATCGGAGTTGTGAGCTACTTCCAAACCGCAAATCCGAAAACAGAAAATATGACGTACAGTGACTTTGTTTCAAACCTTGAAAACGGGAAGGTTGAGAATGTTTCCATCCAGCCTGTCAGAGGTGTTTACGAAGTCCGCGGGCAGCTGAATAATTATGAAAAAGACCAATATTTCCTGACCCATGTTCCTGAAGGAAAAGGGGCAGACCAGATTATTGATCAAGTCAAAAAGATGAAGATACAAGTTGAACCTGCACAGGAAACAAGCGGATGGATGACCTTCTTTACCACCATCATCCCTTTTGTAATTATCTTCATTCTTTTCTTCTTCCTGCTTAATCAGGCTCAAGGCGGCGGAAGCCGTGTCATGAACTTCGGTAAAAGCAAGGCTAAGCTATATACAGAAGAAAAGAAACGCGTCAAATTCAAAGATGTGGCAGGAGCGGATGAGGAAAAACAAGAGCTTGTCGAAGTCGTCGAGTTTCTGAAGGATCCCCGCAAATTTGCTGAACTCGGAGCAAGGATTCCGAAAGGTGTGCTTTTGGTCGGACCTCCGGGTACAGGTAAAACGTTGCTTGCGAAAGCTTGTGCCGGTGAAGCTGGCGTGCCTTTCTTCAGCATCAGCGGATCAGACTTCGTGGAAATGTTCGTCGGGGTCGGTGCTTCACGTGTACGCGACCTGTTTGAAAATGCGAAGAAGAATGCGCCGTGTCTGATTTTCATCGATGAGATCGATGCAGTCGGACGTCAGCGTGGTGCGGGTCTAGGCGGCGGCCATGACGAACGGGAGCAGACGCTGAACCAGCTTCTTGTTGAAATGGACGGCTTTAGCGCCAATGAAGGGATCATCATTATTGCCGCGACTAACCGCGCAGACATTTTAGACCCTGCATTGCTTCGTCCGGGACGCTTTGACCGTCAAATTACAGTTGACCGTCCTGATGTAAAAGGCCGTGAAGAAGTGCTTCGCGTCCATGCGAGAAACAAACCGCTTGACGAATCTGTCAACTTGAAATCAATCGCGATGAGAACGCCTGGATTCTCCGGTGCGGATCTTGAGAATCTTTTGAATGAAGCGGCTCTCGTAGCAGCCCGCCATGATAAAAAGAAAATCGATATGCGCGACATCGATGAAGCGACAGACCGCGTCATCGCCGGTCCTGCTAAGAAAAGCAGGGTGATTTCGAAAAAAGAACGCAATATCGTTGCTTATCATGAAGCGGGGCACACCGTCATCGGACTTGTTTTGGACGAAGCGGATATGGTGCACAAAGTAACAATCGTACCCCGCGGCCAAGCCGGCGGATATGCCGTTATGCTTCCTAAGGAAGACCGTTATTTCCAAACAAAACCGGAACTTCTCGATAAAATCGTCGGTCTGCTTGGAGGCCGTGTAGCCGAGGAGATTATATTCGGCGAAGTCAGCACGGGAGCCCATAATGACTTCCAGCGTGCCACCGGCATCGCTAGACGGATGGTTACGGAGTTTGGAATGTCTGAAAAACTCGGTCCACTTCAGTTCGGACAGTCTCAGGGCGGCCAGGTCTTCTTGGGTCGTGACTTCAACAATGATCAAAACTACAGTGACGCGATCGCGTATGAAATTGATAAGGAAATCCAGCGCTTCATCAAAGAATGTTATGAACGTGCGAAAACGATCCTTACCGAAAACCGCGATAAGCTTGAACTGATCGCTCAGACATTGCTGGAAGTCGAAACGCTCGACGCTGAGCAAATCAAGCATTTGACTGAGCACGGAAAACTTCCTGACCGGACCTATGCAGATGATGTTCAGGAGAAAAAAGACGATGTCAAAGTAAACATCAACAAAAGAGATGATGAAGAGAGAAAAGAGGATGACAAAGCGTAA